A genomic window from Rhizobium sp. 007 includes:
- the rpmG gene encoding 50S ribosomal protein L33 codes for MAKATTIKIKLLSTADTGFFYVTTKNSRTMTDKMTKTKYDPVAKKHVEFKETKIK; via the coding sequence ATGGCCAAGGCTACCACAATCAAGATCAAGCTGCTGTCGACGGCCGACACCGGTTTCTTCTACGTCACGACGAAGAACAGCCGTACGATGACGGACAAGATGACGAAGACCAAATATGACCCGGTCGCTAAGAAGCACGTCGAGTTCAAGGAAACCAAGATCAAGTAA
- the plsY gene encoding glycerol-3-phosphate 1-O-acyltransferase PlsY, with product MISDLMTWQITPPLALAAAAIGYLLGSIPFGLILTQAAGLGDVRSIGSGNIGATNVLRTGNKKLAAATLLLDALKASAAAWIVGYFLGGEAGIIAGFFAFIGHLFPVWIGFKGGKGVATYIGTLLGVAPVMVLLFGAVWLAVAFTTRYSSLSALVAMLVIPVALWILGAEKVAAVMAVMSVISYYKHKANISRLMSGTESKIGAKG from the coding sequence ATGATCTCTGACTTGATGACCTGGCAGATTACACCGCCGCTGGCGCTTGCGGCGGCCGCGATCGGCTACCTGCTGGGCTCCATCCCCTTCGGCCTTATCCTGACGCAGGCGGCGGGGCTCGGCGATGTGCGCAGCATCGGCTCCGGCAATATCGGCGCGACCAATGTGCTGCGCACCGGCAACAAGAAGCTTGCGGCTGCGACCCTGTTGCTCGATGCGCTGAAGGCGTCGGCCGCAGCCTGGATCGTCGGTTATTTCCTTGGCGGGGAAGCGGGCATCATTGCCGGCTTCTTTGCCTTCATCGGCCACCTCTTCCCCGTCTGGATCGGCTTCAAGGGCGGCAAAGGCGTTGCCACCTATATCGGCACGCTGCTTGGCGTCGCGCCGGTCATGGTTCTGCTTTTCGGCGCCGTATGGCTCGCGGTTGCCTTTACCACCCGTTACTCGTCGCTGTCGGCGCTGGTCGCGATGCTTGTCATCCCGGTTGCATTGTGGATATTGGGAGCCGAGAAGGTTGCAGCGGTCATGGCCGTGATGTCGGTCATCTCCTATTACAAGCACAAGGCCAACATTTCCCGCCTCATGAGTGGGACGGAGAGCAAGATCGGGGCAAAGGGATAA
- a CDS encoding GNAT family N-acetyltransferase: protein MDIDLRFEPVTPERWTDFETVFGPRGAFCDCWCVALRLPHAVRTKMRPDERKEYIRNRIAAGPPPGILAYADGQPVAWVQVGPRQDVAQFNSPRTVSRPLEEGDVLDPSIWAVSCFFLSPPLRGKGLSHRLLQGAIDHARQNGARCLEGCPIDHTKQSKSVTLCIGSTAIFDAAGFEPVARRKDGRPLMRLDLLQ, encoded by the coding sequence TTGGATATCGATCTGCGTTTTGAGCCGGTGACGCCGGAGCGCTGGACAGATTTCGAGACGGTCTTCGGTCCGCGCGGTGCCTTCTGTGACTGCTGGTGCGTGGCTCTCAGATTGCCGCATGCAGTGCGCACCAAAATGCGGCCGGATGAGCGGAAAGAGTATATCAGAAACCGCATCGCCGCCGGTCCGCCGCCCGGCATTCTCGCCTATGCGGATGGCCAACCGGTCGCCTGGGTGCAGGTGGGACCGCGCCAAGATGTTGCCCAATTCAACTCGCCGCGCACGGTTTCCCGGCCGCTGGAGGAGGGCGATGTGCTGGACCCGTCCATCTGGGCTGTGAGCTGTTTCTTTCTTTCGCCGCCACTGCGTGGCAAAGGTCTCAGTCATCGCCTGCTGCAGGGCGCGATCGATCACGCGCGGCAAAACGGCGCGCGCTGTCTCGAAGGCTGTCCCATCGACCATACGAAGCAGTCGAAGTCGGTCACGCTCTGCATCGGCTCGACCGCGATCTTCGATGCGGCGGGCTTCGAGCCGGTGGCGCGGCGAAAGGACGGGCGGCCGCTCATGCGGTTGGATTTGCTGCAGTGA
- a CDS encoding response regulator — protein MPKQVMIVEDNELNMKLFRDLIEASGYTTIQTRNGMEALDLARKYKPDLILMDIQLPEVSGLEVTKWLKEDDELHVIPVIAVTAFAMKGDEERIRQGGCEAYVSKPISVPKFIETIKTYLGDA, from the coding sequence ATGCCCAAACAGGTGATGATTGTAGAAGATAACGAGCTCAACATGAAGCTCTTTCGCGACCTGATCGAGGCGTCCGGCTATACGACAATTCAGACCCGAAACGGAATGGAAGCGCTTGATCTTGCTCGAAAATACAAGCCGGACCTGATCCTTATGGATATCCAGCTTCCGGAGGTTTCCGGCCTGGAGGTTACCAAATGGCTGAAGGAAGACGACGAACTGCATGTCATCCCGGTGATTGCGGTGACGGCCTTTGCAATGAAGGGCGACGAGGAGCGTATCCGTCAGGGCGGCTGCGAAGCCTATGTCTCCAAGCCCATCTCGGTTCCGAAGTTCATTGAAACGATCAAGACCTATCTCGGTGATGCCTAG
- the topA gene encoding type I DNA topoisomerase: MNVVVVESPAKAKTINKYLGSGYKVLASFGHVRDLPAKDGSVLPDQDFEMLWEVDSASAKRMKDIADAVKSSDGLILATDPDREGEAISWHVLDVLNKKRVLNGKSVKRVVFNAITKKAVLDAMAEPRDIDVPLVDAYLARRALDYLVGFNLSPVLWRKLPGARSAGRVQSVALRLVCDRETEIERFISEEYWNISALLKTPRGDEFEAKLVAANGKRLQARSIANGEDAAKLKSLLEGAAYVVDSVEAKPVKRNPGPPFTTSTLQQAASSKLGFSASRTMQIAQRLYEGVDIGGETVGLITYMRTDGVQMAPEAIDAARRAIVDQFGERYMPEKARFYSTKAKNAQEAHEAIRPTDFYRSPDRVRKFLDADQIKLYDLIWKRGIASQMASAEIERTTAEITADNNGQKAGLRAVGSVIRFDGFIAAYTDQKEDGEQSDEGDEGGRLPEINARENLAKQKINSTQHFTEPPPRYSEATLIKKMEELGIGRPSTYAATLATLRDREYVTIDKRKLIPHSKGRLVTAFLESFFTKYVEYDFTADLEEKLDRISAGELNWKQVLREFWKDFFSQIEDTKELRVTNVLDSLNEQLAPLVFPKREDGSDPRICQVCGTGNLSLKLGKYGAFVGCSNYPECNYTRQLTSENGAEAEGGAQNEPKNLGTDPVTGEELTLRSGRFGPYIQRGDGKDAKRASLPKGWKPEDIDYEKAMALISLPRDIGKHPETGKMISSGIGRYGPFLLHDGGYANLESVEDVFSIGLNRAVTLIAEKANKAPGGRGRGTPVALKELGEHPDGGAITVRDGKYGPYVSWGKVNATLPRGKDPQAITVEEALALIAAKASKAPAAKGRAKPKAKAAASEGKATKSAAKSKAKAAAKAKAPAKTKKS; the protein is encoded by the coding sequence ATGAATGTTGTAGTGGTGGAATCGCCTGCCAAGGCCAAGACGATCAACAAGTATCTGGGCTCCGGATACAAGGTGCTCGCCTCCTTCGGCCATGTGCGCGATCTGCCTGCCAAGGACGGCTCTGTTCTTCCTGACCAGGACTTCGAAATGCTTTGGGAGGTCGACAGCGCCTCGGCCAAGCGCATGAAGGATATCGCAGACGCGGTGAAGTCTTCCGACGGGCTCATCCTCGCAACCGACCCGGATCGCGAGGGTGAAGCGATCTCCTGGCACGTGCTCGACGTCCTGAACAAGAAGCGCGTGCTGAACGGCAAGTCGGTGAAGCGCGTCGTCTTCAACGCCATCACCAAGAAGGCGGTTCTGGACGCGATGGCCGAGCCCCGGGACATCGACGTACCGCTGGTCGATGCCTATCTCGCACGCCGCGCGCTCGATTACCTCGTCGGCTTCAATCTTTCGCCGGTTCTCTGGCGCAAATTGCCGGGCGCCCGTTCGGCCGGTCGCGTGCAATCGGTCGCGCTGCGTCTCGTCTGCGACCGCGAAACCGAGATCGAGCGCTTCATCTCGGAAGAATACTGGAACATCTCGGCCCTCCTGAAGACGCCGCGCGGGGATGAATTCGAGGCCAAGCTGGTTGCAGCCAATGGCAAACGGTTGCAGGCGCGATCGATCGCCAATGGCGAAGACGCCGCCAAGCTGAAATCCCTGCTCGAGGGGGCAGCCTATGTCGTCGACAGCGTCGAGGCAAAGCCCGTCAAGCGCAACCCGGGACCGCCGTTCACGACTTCGACGCTGCAGCAGGCGGCCTCCTCCAAGCTTGGTTTCTCTGCATCGCGCACGATGCAGATCGCCCAGAGACTCTACGAGGGTGTTGATATCGGCGGCGAGACGGTCGGTCTCATCACTTATATGCGTACCGATGGCGTGCAGATGGCACCCGAAGCGATCGATGCGGCGCGACGCGCCATCGTCGATCAGTTCGGCGAGCGCTACATGCCGGAGAAGGCCCGTTTCTATTCCACCAAGGCGAAGAACGCCCAGGAAGCGCACGAAGCAATCCGTCCGACGGATTTCTACCGTTCGCCTGACCGCGTGCGGAAATTCCTCGATGCCGATCAGATCAAGCTCTACGACCTGATCTGGAAGCGCGGCATTGCGAGCCAGATGGCCTCGGCCGAAATCGAGCGCACGACGGCCGAAATCACTGCTGACAACAATGGCCAGAAGGCCGGCCTGCGCGCCGTCGGATCCGTCATCCGGTTTGACGGCTTCATTGCGGCTTACACCGACCAGAAGGAAGACGGCGAACAGAGCGACGAAGGCGACGAAGGCGGCCGCCTGCCGGAGATCAATGCGCGCGAGAACCTCGCAAAGCAGAAAATCAACTCGACGCAGCACTTCACCGAACCGCCGCCGCGCTATTCGGAAGCGACACTGATCAAGAAGATGGAAGAGCTCGGCATCGGCCGTCCCTCCACCTACGCCGCGACGCTCGCAACGCTCCGCGACCGCGAATATGTGACGATCGACAAGCGCAAGCTGATCCCCCATTCCAAAGGACGGCTGGTGACGGCGTTCCTCGAGAGCTTCTTCACCAAATATGTCGAATACGATTTCACCGCCGACCTTGAAGAGAAGCTCGACCGGATCTCGGCAGGCGAGCTCAACTGGAAACAGGTGCTTCGCGAGTTCTGGAAGGATTTCTTCTCGCAGATCGAGGATACAAAGGAACTGCGCGTCACCAATGTGCTCGACTCGCTGAACGAACAGCTGGCGCCGCTCGTCTTCCCGAAGCGGGAGGACGGTAGCGATCCGCGCATCTGCCAGGTCTGCGGTACCGGCAACCTGTCGCTGAAGCTTGGCAAATACGGCGCCTTCGTCGGCTGCTCGAACTATCCGGAATGCAATTACACCCGCCAGCTCACCTCCGAAAACGGCGCAGAAGCCGAAGGTGGGGCACAAAACGAACCGAAGAACCTCGGCACCGATCCGGTGACCGGCGAGGAGCTGACGCTGCGCTCGGGCCGCTTCGGCCCTTACATCCAGCGCGGCGACGGCAAGGATGCCAAGCGCGCTTCGCTGCCGAAGGGCTGGAAGCCGGAAGACATCGACTACGAGAAGGCGATGGCGCTGATCTCGCTGCCGCGCGACATCGGCAAGCACCCGGAAACCGGCAAGATGATCTCCTCCGGTATCGGGCGCTACGGCCCATTCCTGCTGCATGACGGCGGCTATGCCAATCTGGAAAGCGTCGAGGACGTGTTTTCGATCGGCCTCAACCGTGCGGTAACGCTGATTGCCGAGAAGGCGAACAAGGCTCCGGGCGGCCGCGGACGTGGAACACCGGTGGCGCTCAAGGAGTTGGGCGAGCATCCGGATGGCGGCGCAATCACCGTTCGTGACGGCAAGTATGGTCCCTATGTGAGCTGGGGCAAGGTGAACGCCACGCTGCCGAGGGGCAAGGATCCGCAGGCAATCACGGTCGAGGAGGCACTGGCCCTGATCGCCGCCAAGGCCAGCAAGGCGCCGGCGGCCAAGGGCAGAGCAAAACCGAAGGCAAAGGCTGCCGCTTCCGAAGGCAAGGCGACGAAAAGCGCCGCCAAGTCCAAGGCTAAAGCCGCTGCGAAAGCGAAAGCGCCCGCGAAAACGAAGAAGAGCTGA
- a CDS encoding PleD family two-component system response regulator gives MTARILVVDDIPANVKLLEARLLAEYFDVLTAADGYQALAICERNQVDLILLDVMMPGLDGFEVCARLKASAKTSHIPVVMVTALDQPADRVRGLKAGADDFLTKPVNDLQLISRVKSLLRLKTLSDELRIRAETAETMGIDDLLRAGEGRPEEAGQILLVDSRANSQERIIKALKPIADVTAISDPQAALFDAAENAFELVIVNANFDDYDPLRLCSQFRSLERTRFLPILIITEQGADDMVIRALDLGVNDYIVRPVDTNELVARALTQIRRKRFNDRLRASVKQTIELAVTDPLTGLNNRRYLDNHLKVLFNRSMARGRPLSVLITDIDRFKQVNDTHGHDAGDEVIKEFANRIRSTVRGADLACRYGGEEFVVVMPDTSPEVAAAVAERLRASVESIPFGLKSAGQELKVTASFGISSRLSSVITPDQLMKQADLALYEAKNTGRNRVVAAAA, from the coding sequence ATGACTGCGCGCATATTGGTGGTTGATGATATTCCGGCGAATGTGAAGCTGCTCGAAGCGCGGCTTCTCGCGGAATATTTCGACGTGCTGACGGCGGCGGACGGCTATCAGGCGCTGGCGATATGCGAGCGCAACCAGGTCGATCTCATCCTGCTCGATGTGATGATGCCGGGGCTTGACGGCTTCGAGGTCTGCGCGCGTCTGAAGGCGAGCGCGAAGACCTCGCATATTCCCGTCGTGATGGTGACGGCGCTGGACCAGCCGGCTGACCGCGTGCGCGGCCTGAAGGCGGGCGCCGATGATTTCCTGACCAAGCCGGTCAACGACCTGCAGCTCATCTCCCGCGTGAAGAGCCTTCTGCGACTGAAGACGCTGAGCGATGAACTGCGCATCCGCGCCGAAACGGCCGAGACGATGGGGATCGATGATCTGCTGCGTGCCGGCGAAGGGCGCCCGGAAGAAGCCGGACAGATTCTATTGGTCGACAGCCGCGCCAATTCGCAGGAGCGTATCATCAAGGCGCTGAAGCCGATCGCCGATGTCACGGCCATCTCCGACCCGCAGGCAGCCCTGTTCGACGCTGCCGAGAACGCCTTCGAACTCGTGATCGTCAATGCCAATTTCGACGATTACGATCCCTTGCGGCTCTGCTCGCAGTTCCGATCGCTGGAGCGCACCCGTTTTCTGCCGATCCTGATCATAACGGAGCAGGGCGCTGACGACATGGTCATCCGGGCGCTTGATCTCGGCGTCAACGACTACATTGTCCGTCCGGTCGATACGAACGAACTCGTCGCCCGGGCCCTGACGCAGATCCGCCGCAAGCGCTTCAACGACCGCCTGCGCGCCAGCGTCAAGCAGACCATCGAGCTTGCCGTCACCGATCCCCTGACGGGTCTCAACAACCGCCGCTACCTCGACAATCATCTCAAGGTTCTCTTCAACCGCTCGATGGCCCGGGGGCGGCCGCTATCCGTGCTGATCACCGACATCGACCGCTTCAAGCAGGTGAACGACACGCACGGCCATGATGCCGGCGACGAAGTGATCAAGGAATTTGCCAACCGCATCCGCTCGACCGTCCGCGGCGCCGATCTCGCCTGCCGCTATGGCGGCGAGGAGTTCGTCGTGGTGATGCCGGATACGTCGCCTGAGGTGGCTGCCGCGGTTGCCGAGCGCCTGCGGGCCTCCGTCGAAAGCATTCCTTTTGGGTTGAAATCGGCAGGGCAGGAGCTGAAAGTCACCGCCTCCTTCGGTATCTCTTCGCGCCTGTCCTCGGTCATCACGCCGGACCAGCTTATGAAGCAGGCTGATCTTGCTCTTTATGAAGCAAAGAACACCGGCCGGAACCGCGTCGTTGCTGCCGCAGCCTGA
- a CDS encoding DUF983 domain-containing protein, producing the protein MTTASTEQPVRYGDAEKAERPLGRSIMRGMLNRCPHCGSGKLFRAFLKPVDHCAACGEAMHHHRSDDLPPYLVILVLGHVVVGGYMMTDMIWPLPLWLTLAIWAPITVLTALVSIQPIKGGVIGLQWALRLHGFGDQNDDHDDYDIPGRGRSS; encoded by the coding sequence ATGACCACTGCATCGACCGAACAACCGGTCCGCTATGGGGACGCAGAAAAGGCCGAGCGTCCGCTCGGCCGCTCCATCATGCGCGGCATGCTGAACCGTTGTCCGCATTGCGGCAGCGGCAAGCTTTTCAGGGCTTTTCTGAAGCCCGTCGACCATTGCGCCGCCTGCGGCGAGGCCATGCACCATCACCGCTCCGACGACCTGCCGCCCTATCTCGTCATCCTCGTTCTCGGCCACGTCGTGGTCGGCGGCTACATGATGACCGACATGATCTGGCCGCTGCCGCTCTGGCTGACGCTGGCGATCTGGGCTCCCATCACCGTTCTGACCGCCCTCGTCTCGATCCAGCCGATCAAGGGCGGCGTCATCGGCCTGCAATGGGCGCTTCGCCTGCATGGTTTCGGCGACCAGAACGACGATCACGACGATTACGATATCCCCGGCCGCGGGCGCTCATCGTAA
- a CDS encoding DUF3572 domain-containing protein — translation MQSNFKTSKQLAADPQETAIAVLSWLANEPDMFSRFLALTGVEPAQVRNAVHDPGFLAGMLDFLMNHEPTAVAFCEATGTKPDTLAAVWRHFSSPGLDSGEY, via the coding sequence ATGCAAAGCAACTTCAAGACTTCCAAACAATTGGCCGCAGATCCCCAGGAAACGGCGATTGCCGTTCTCAGCTGGCTGGCGAATGAACCCGACATGTTCTCGCGTTTCCTGGCGCTGACGGGCGTGGAGCCTGCCCAGGTCCGCAACGCCGTCCACGATCCTGGCTTCCTCGCCGGCATGCTGGATTTCCTGATGAACCACGAGCCAACGGCGGTGGCCTTCTGCGAGGCGACCGGCACGAAGCCAGATACGCTCGCTGCCGTATGGCGGCATTTCTCCTCTCCCGGCCTCGATTCCGGAGAATACTGA
- a CDS encoding MFS transporter, with product MSQPRNGTPGDVEEIHWPSLVAAVSSISAVGIAIGLGLPLLSIILEKRGIPSTLIGLNTAMAGIAAMAAAPITTKLAHKYGVAPTMLWAVVISALSSLGFYYAENFWLWFPLRFAFHGATTTLFILSEFWINAASPPTKRGFVLGIYATVLSLGFAAGPLLFSILGSDGILPFLVGAAAILLAAIPIFIARHESPILEEKPELHFMRYVFLVPTATAAVFIFGAVEAGGLSLFPIYAIRANFTESQAALLLTVMGIGNVIFQIPVGMLSDRISDKRPLLAAMAFMGLIGSLMLPLLSHSWIMMAGVLLFWGGCVAGLYTVGLSHLGSRLTGSDLAAANAAFVFCYAVGTVAGPQAIGVAIDVAGNNGFAYAIACFFGLYALLAGIRLLFLRKRA from the coding sequence ATGTCTCAGCCGAGAAACGGCACACCGGGCGATGTCGAGGAAATCCATTGGCCGTCGCTGGTTGCCGCCGTCTCGTCGATTTCCGCTGTCGGTATCGCGATCGGCCTCGGACTTCCGCTTCTCAGCATCATCCTGGAAAAGCGCGGTATCCCCTCAACGCTCATCGGCCTCAATACGGCCATGGCAGGGATCGCCGCCATGGCTGCCGCCCCGATCACCACAAAGCTCGCGCATAAATACGGGGTCGCCCCGACAATGCTCTGGGCGGTGGTGATTTCCGCGCTCAGCTCGCTCGGATTTTACTACGCCGAGAATTTCTGGCTTTGGTTCCCATTGCGCTTTGCATTCCACGGCGCGACGACGACCCTGTTCATCCTGTCCGAGTTCTGGATCAATGCCGCCTCACCGCCTACGAAACGAGGCTTCGTGCTTGGCATCTACGCGACAGTGCTTTCGCTCGGTTTCGCGGCGGGCCCCCTGCTCTTCTCGATTCTCGGCAGCGACGGCATACTGCCGTTTCTGGTTGGCGCAGCCGCGATCCTGCTTGCGGCCATCCCGATCTTTATCGCGCGACACGAAAGCCCGATCCTAGAAGAGAAGCCGGAGCTGCACTTCATGCGCTACGTCTTTTTGGTACCGACGGCAACGGCCGCAGTCTTCATTTTCGGCGCGGTCGAGGCGGGCGGCCTTTCACTGTTCCCGATCTATGCGATCCGCGCAAACTTCACCGAATCGCAGGCGGCACTGCTGCTGACGGTCATGGGTATCGGCAATGTGATCTTTCAGATCCCGGTCGGAATGCTCTCCGACCGGATTTCCGACAAGCGCCCGCTGCTTGCCGCCATGGCCTTCATGGGCCTTATCGGCTCGCTGATGCTTCCGCTGCTGTCCCACAGCTGGATCATGATGGCAGGGGTCCTGCTTTTCTGGGGCGGTTGCGTTGCCGGCCTCTACACCGTCGGCCTCAGCCACCTCGGTTCCCGATTGACAGGTTCCGATCTTGCAGCGGCGAATGCCGCCTTCGTCTTCTGTTATGCCGTCGGCACCGTTGCCGGCCCGCAGGCAATCGGAGTTGCTATCGACGTTGCCGGAAACAATGGTTTTGCATATGCGATTGCCTGTTTCTTCGGGCTTTATGCCTTGCTGGCCGGCATAAGACTGCTTTTCCTCCGAAAGCGGGCTTGA
- the rnr gene encoding ribonuclease R: MSRNPRERTKTMGKRPGKIGRASRDAAPVEPLNIVHGALPSREVILRFIAEHPQKASKRELAKAFGLKGDSRVELKHMLRDLEQEGMLQKTRKSLIRPGALPPVTVLDITTRDKDGELIARPAEWPEDQGVAPAVAIRQTSPAGRQGKGKTPVAGMGDRVVAKIFPAADRGGPAYTARIIKIIDKRRGATMGVFRTAPGGAGRLLPIERRGEEMLIDPDYTGDAKDGDLVEVEIARLGRFGLPRAKVLSVVGSVASEKAISMIAIHAHGIPHVFPQPVIDEADAARPATMSHREDWRDVPLITIDPADAKDHDDAVYAEPDPSPDNPGGVIITVAIADVSYYVRSNSALDREALKRGNSVYFPDRVVPMLPERISNDLCSLKEGVDRPALAVRMVFSKEGRKAGHTFHRIMMKSAAKLSYSNAQAAIDGKPDDKTGPMLEPILKPLWHAYEVIRRGRERRQPLELDMPERKILLKPDGTVDRVVVPPRLDAHKLIEEMMIQANVCAAETLEKKRQVLIYRVHDGPTLAKQEILREFLATLGISLAKGGNVRANSFNGILAKAENTPHQTMVNEMVLRSQSQAIYSPENIGHFGLNLMKYAHFTSPIRRYADLIVHRALVGSLGLGEGGITPQEEAALDDIAAEISTFERRAMAAERETVDRLVAHHLSTRVGEEFKGRVSGVTKSGLFVALPDYGADGFVPISTLGTDYFIYDEAHQALSGERTGLGYRLGDDVTVKLAEAIPLAGALRFEMISEGRNMPTAVRSFHKAGRRDNRQARKMAGTRPPRGRR; this comes from the coding sequence GTGAGCAGGAATCCGCGCGAAAGAACGAAGACCATGGGCAAGCGCCCGGGGAAGATCGGCCGCGCGAGCCGCGATGCCGCTCCCGTCGAACCGCTGAACATCGTGCACGGCGCATTGCCGTCGCGCGAAGTCATTTTGCGCTTCATCGCCGAACATCCGCAAAAGGCGTCCAAACGCGAGCTCGCCAAGGCCTTCGGCCTCAAGGGCGACAGCCGCGTCGAACTCAAGCACATGCTACGGGACCTCGAACAGGAAGGCATGCTGCAGAAGACACGGAAGTCGCTGATCCGGCCAGGCGCACTGCCGCCCGTAACCGTTCTCGACATCACCACACGCGACAAGGACGGCGAACTGATCGCCCGGCCGGCGGAATGGCCGGAGGATCAGGGCGTTGCGCCTGCCGTCGCGATCCGCCAGACGTCGCCTGCCGGACGTCAGGGCAAGGGAAAGACACCCGTTGCCGGAATGGGTGACCGCGTCGTGGCGAAGATTTTCCCGGCGGCTGACCGCGGCGGACCGGCCTATACCGCGCGCATCATCAAGATCATCGACAAGCGCCGCGGCGCGACCATGGGTGTTTTCCGCACCGCCCCCGGCGGCGCTGGACGGCTGCTGCCGATCGAACGGCGCGGCGAAGAAATGCTGATCGATCCGGACTATACCGGCGACGCCAAGGACGGCGACCTCGTCGAAGTCGAGATCGCGCGCCTCGGACGCTTCGGCCTGCCGCGCGCAAAGGTGCTGTCGGTCGTCGGTTCCGTCGCCTCGGAAAAGGCGATCTCGATGATCGCGATCCACGCGCACGGCATTCCGCATGTCTTTCCGCAGCCGGTGATCGACGAAGCCGATGCGGCCAGGCCCGCGACGATGTCGCATCGCGAGGATTGGCGCGACGTGCCGCTGATCACCATCGACCCGGCCGATGCGAAGGATCACGACGACGCGGTCTATGCCGAACCGGACCCTTCCCCCGACAACCCGGGCGGCGTGATCATCACCGTGGCGATCGCCGATGTCTCCTACTATGTGAGGTCCAATTCGGCACTCGACCGCGAAGCGCTGAAGCGCGGCAATTCGGTCTATTTCCCCGATCGCGTCGTGCCGATGCTGCCGGAGCGCATCTCCAACGATCTCTGCTCGCTGAAGGAAGGCGTCGACCGGCCGGCGCTTGCCGTGCGCATGGTCTTTTCGAAGGAAGGCCGCAAGGCCGGACATACGTTCCACCGCATCATGATGAAAAGTGCGGCGAAGCTTTCCTACAGCAACGCGCAGGCGGCGATCGACGGCAAGCCAGACGACAAGACCGGGCCGATGCTGGAACCGATCCTGAAGCCGCTCTGGCACGCCTACGAAGTGATAAGACGCGGCCGTGAGAGGCGCCAGCCGCTCGAACTCGATATGCCCGAGCGCAAGATCCTGCTGAAACCGGACGGCACGGTGGACCGCGTCGTCGTGCCGCCGCGGCTCGACGCGCACAAGCTCATCGAAGAAATGATGATCCAGGCCAATGTCTGCGCGGCCGAAACGCTCGAGAAGAAGCGTCAGGTGCTAATCTATCGCGTCCACGACGGCCCGACGCTCGCCAAGCAGGAGATCCTGCGCGAATTTCTGGCGACGCTCGGAATCTCGCTTGCTAAGGGCGGCAATGTGCGGGCGAACAGCTTCAACGGCATCCTGGCAAAAGCCGAGAACACGCCGCATCAGACGATGGTCAACGAGATGGTCCTGCGCTCGCAGAGCCAGGCGATCTACAGCCCGGAGAATATCGGCCATTTCGGGCTGAACCTGATGAAATATGCGCATTTCACCTCGCCGATCCGCCGCTATGCGGACCTGATCGTTCATCGTGCGCTGGTCGGCTCGCTCGGTCTTGGCGAAGGCGGCATCACACCGCAGGAAGAGGCCGCGCTCGACGACATCGCCGCCGAAATCTCCACCTTCGAGCGCCGTGCAATGGCCGCGGAGCGCGAGACGGTCGACCGGCTGGTCGCCCATCATCTCAGCACGCGTGTCGGGGAAGAGTTCAAGGGGCGCGTATCGGGCGTCACGAAATCGGGACTATTTGTCGCCCTCCCCGACTATGGAGCCGACGGCTTCGTACCTATATCTACGCTCGGCACGGACTACTTCATCTACGATGAGGCGCATCAGGCGCTGTCGGGTGAGAGGACCGGGCTGGGGTACCGTCTCGGAGACGATGTCACCGTAAAGCTTGCCGAAGCGATCCCGCTCGCCGGCGCGCTTCGCTTCGAGATGATAAGCGAAGGACGCAACATGCCGACGGCAGTGCGCTCGTTCCACAAGGCAGGCCGCCGTGACAACCGGCAGGCCCGCAAGATGGCCGGGACAAGGCCGCCAAGGGGGCGGCGATAG